One Streptococcus sp. S1 DNA window includes the following coding sequences:
- the rpoB gene encoding DNA-directed RNA polymerase subunit beta translates to MAGHDVQYGKHRTRRSFSRIKEVLDLPNLIEIQTDSFKDFLNHGLKEVFEDVLPISNFTDTMELEFVGYEIREPKYSLEEARIHDASYSAPIFVTFRLVNKETGEIKTQEVFFGDFPIMTEMGTFIINGGERIIVSQLVRSPGVYFNDKVDKNGKVGYGSTVIPNRGAWLELETDSKDIAYTRIDRTRKIPFTTLVRALGFSGDDEIIDIFGDSELVRNTIEKDIHKNPMDSRTDEALKEIYERLRPGEPKTAESSRSLLVARFFDPRRYDLAPVGRYKINKKLNIKNRLLNQTIAEPLVDAETGEILVEAGTVMTRDVIDSISEQLDNGLNKITYIPNDAAVLTEPVELQKFKVVAPTDPDRVVTIIGNANPSDKVRIITPADILAEMSYFLNLAEGLGRVDDIDHLGNRRIRAVGELLANQVRLGLSRMERNVRERMSVQDNDALTPQQIINIRPVTAAIKEFFGSSQLSQFMDQHNPLSELSHKRRLSALGPGGLTRDRAGYEVRDVHYTHYGRMCPIETPEGPNIGLINNLSSYGHLNKYGFIQTPYRKVDRATGKVTNEIVWLTADEEDEYTVAQANSKLNADGTFAEKVVMGRHQGVNQEYPASSVDYMDVSPKQVVAVATACIPFLENDDSNRALMGANMQRQAVPLIDPKAPYVGTGMEYQAAHDSGAAVIAQYDGKVTYADADKVEVRREDGSLDVYHIQKFRRSNSGTAYNQRTLVKVGDVVEKGDFIADGPSMEKGEMALGQNPIVAYMTWEGYNFEDAVIMSERLVKDDVYTSVHLEEFESETRDTKLGPEEITREIPNVGEDALRDLDETGIIRIGAEVKEGDILVGKVTPKGEKDLSAEERLLHAIFGDKSREVRDTSLRVPHGGDGVVRDVKIFTRANGDELQSGVNMLVRVYIAQKRKIRVGDKMAGRHGNKGVVSRIVPVEDMPYLPDGTPVDIMLNPLGVPSRMNIGQVMELHLGMAARNLGIHIATPVFDGASSEDLWDTVKEAGMDSDAKTILYDGRTGEPFDNRVSVGVMYMIKLHHMVDDKLHARSVGPYSMVTQQPLGGKAQFGGQRFGEMEVWALEAYGASNVLQEILTYKSDDVNGRLKAYEAITKGKPIPKPGVPESFRVLVKELQSLGLDMRVLDEDDQEVELRDLDEGEDDDVIHVDDLEKAREKAAKEAKAAFDAEESEK, encoded by the coding sequence TTGGCAGGACATGACGTTCAATACGGGAAACATCGGACCCGTCGTAGTTTTTCAAGAATCAAAGAGGTTCTTGATTTACCAAACTTGATTGAAATCCAGACAGATTCATTCAAAGATTTCTTGAATCATGGCTTGAAGGAAGTCTTTGAAGATGTGCTTCCGATCTCAAACTTCACGGATACAATGGAATTGGAATTTGTGGGTTATGAAATCCGCGAACCCAAGTATTCGCTTGAAGAAGCGCGCATCCACGATGCCAGCTACTCAGCACCAATCTTTGTGACCTTCCGTTTGGTTAACAAAGAAACAGGTGAAATCAAGACCCAAGAAGTTTTCTTTGGTGATTTCCCAATCATGACTGAAATGGGAACCTTCATCATCAATGGTGGAGAACGGATTATCGTTTCTCAGTTGGTCCGTTCACCAGGTGTCTACTTCAATGATAAGGTGGACAAGAATGGTAAGGTTGGTTATGGATCAACTGTTATCCCTAACCGTGGGGCTTGGTTAGAACTTGAAACCGACTCAAAAGACATTGCCTACACCCGCATCGACCGCACACGTAAAATTCCATTTACAACGCTTGTGCGTGCTCTTGGATTTTCAGGAGATGATGAAATCATTGATATCTTTGGGGACAGCGAATTGGTTCGCAATACCATCGAAAAAGATATCCACAAAAACCCAATGGACTCACGGACAGATGAAGCCCTCAAAGAAATCTACGAGCGTCTTCGTCCAGGTGAACCAAAAACAGCGGAAAGCTCACGTAGCTTGTTGGTAGCCCGTTTCTTTGATCCACGTCGTTATGATTTGGCACCAGTTGGTCGCTACAAGATCAACAAGAAACTCAATATCAAGAACCGCTTGTTGAATCAAACAATCGCAGAACCATTGGTGGATGCTGAAACAGGGGAAATTCTTGTAGAAGCTGGCACAGTGATGACGCGCGATGTGATTGACAGCATCTCAGAACAATTGGATAACGGTTTGAACAAAATCACCTACATTCCAAATGATGCTGCTGTTTTGACAGAGCCAGTAGAATTGCAAAAATTCAAAGTTGTCGCTCCGACAGATCCAGACCGCGTTGTCACCATCATCGGAAATGCTAACCCATCTGACAAAGTGCGCATCATCACACCTGCTGATATCTTGGCAGAGATGAGCTATTTCTTGAACCTTGCAGAAGGTCTTGGCCGTGTAGATGATATCGACCACCTTGGAAACCGTCGGATTCGTGCTGTTGGTGAATTGCTTGCCAACCAAGTGCGTCTTGGACTTTCACGGATGGAGCGAAACGTTCGCGAACGGATGTCTGTACAAGATAATGATGCCTTGACACCACAACAAATCATCAACATTCGTCCAGTAACTGCAGCGATTAAAGAATTCTTTGGATCTTCCCAATTGTCACAGTTCATGGACCAACACAACCCACTTTCTGAGTTGTCACACAAACGTCGTTTGTCTGCCTTAGGGCCTGGTGGTTTGACACGTGACCGTGCCGGATATGAAGTGCGCGACGTGCACTATACCCACTATGGTCGTATGTGTCCAATCGAAACACCTGAAGGACCAAACATCGGTTTGATCAACAACTTGTCTTCATATGGACATTTGAACAAATATGGCTTCATTCAAACACCATACCGTAAGGTAGACCGTGCAACTGGTAAAGTAACTAACGAAATCGTTTGGTTGACAGCTGATGAAGAAGATGAATACACAGTTGCGCAAGCTAACTCAAAATTAAACGCCGATGGAACTTTCGCAGAAAAAGTTGTCATGGGACGCCACCAAGGGGTTAACCAAGAATATCCAGCATCAAGTGTTGATTATATGGATGTTTCTCCAAAACAGGTAGTTGCCGTTGCGACTGCATGTATTCCTTTCTTGGAAAATGATGACTCAAACCGTGCCCTCATGGGTGCCAACATGCAACGTCAGGCTGTGCCATTGATTGATCCCAAAGCCCCTTATGTGGGTACTGGTATGGAATACCAAGCAGCACATGACTCTGGAGCGGCTGTTATCGCTCAATACGATGGTAAAGTTACTTATGCAGATGCGGACAAGGTAGAAGTTCGTCGGGAAGATGGATCTCTTGATGTTTACCATATCCAAAAATTCCGTCGTTCAAACTCAGGTACGGCCTATAACCAACGTACTCTTGTAAAAGTTGGCGATGTCGTTGAAAAAGGTGATTTTATCGCTGATGGCCCTTCTATGGAAAAAGGTGAAATGGCGCTTGGACAAAACCCAATCGTTGCCTACATGACATGGGAAGGGTACAACTTCGAGGATGCCGTTATCATGAGCGAACGCTTGGTGAAAGACGATGTCTACACATCTGTTCATTTGGAAGAATTCGAATCAGAAACACGCGATACCAAGTTAGGCCCTGAAGAAATTACTCGTGAAATTCCAAACGTTGGGGAAGATGCTCTTCGTGACTTGGATGAAACAGGTATTATCCGTATTGGTGCGGAAGTAAAAGAAGGCGATATCCTTGTCGGTAAGGTCACACCGAAGGGTGAAAAAGACCTTTCTGCTGAAGAACGTCTCCTTCACGCGATCTTTGGAGATAAATCTCGTGAAGTGCGTGATACATCACTCCGTGTACCTCACGGTGGAGATGGGGTCGTTCGCGACGTTAAGATCTTTACCCGTGCAAACGGAGATGAATTGCAATCGGGTGTCAACATGTTGGTTCGTGTTTACATCGCACAAAAACGCAAGATCCGCGTCGGAGATAAGATGGCTGGTCGTCACGGAAACAAAGGGGTTGTGTCTCGTATTGTTCCAGTTGAAGATATGCCTTACCTTCCAGATGGTACACCGGTTGATATCATGTTGAACCCTCTTGGGGTGCCATCTCGTATGAATATCGGTCAGGTTATGGAACTTCACCTTGGTATGGCAGCTCGTAACTTGGGTATTCACATCGCAACACCAGTCTTTGATGGAGCAAGCTCAGAAGATCTCTGGGATACTGTGAAAGAAGCTGGTATGGATAGCGATGCCAAGACCATCCTTTACGATGGACGTACAGGTGAGCCGTTTGACAACCGTGTTTCTGTCGGTGTCATGTACATGATCAAGCTTCACCACATGGTTGATGATAAACTCCATGCCCGTTCAGTCGGACCATACTCAATGGTTACCCAACAACCACTCGGAGGGAAAGCTCAGTTTGGTGGACAACGTTTCGGGGAAATGGAAGTGTGGGCCCTTGAGGCTTATGGTGCATCAAATGTCCTTCAAGAAATCTTGACCTACAAGTCAGATGATGTCAACGGACGTTTGAAAGCTTATGAAGCGATTACCAAAGGTAAACCAATTCCAAAACCAGGTGTACCAGAATCCTTCCGCGTTCTTGTCAAAGAATTGCAATCACTTGGTCTTGACATGCGTGTCTTGGACGAAGATGATCAAGAAGTGGAACTTCGTGACCTTGATGAAGGGGAAGACGATGATGTGATTCATGTGGATGACCTTGAAAAAGCACGTGAAAAAGCAGCCAAGGAAGCAAAAGCAGCCTTTGATGCTGAAGAATCAGAAAAATAA